Proteins co-encoded in one Accipiter gentilis chromosome 33, bAccGen1.1, whole genome shotgun sequence genomic window:
- the LOC126034265 gene encoding glucagon receptor-like isoform X2: protein MRDVLWSGYRQSLVHLAWMCLFSSVPNGGAKVLEKTFEEWMRYRDECLRRMASEPYPAGLFCNRTFDMYACWPDGSPGTAVNVSCPFYLPWFEKVKHGLVSRRCGADGQWVTVNGSQPWRDYSQCEEEMESTAEEEGAHQLMVSFKVLYTVGYSLSLLTLVSALLVLTVFRKLRCTRNYIHANLFASFGLRATSVMVKDALLEKRWGMEVVQVADWEALLSHEATLGCRAAQVLMQYCILANHYWFLVEAVYLYKLLIGAVFSEKNYYRLYLYLGWGTPVVFVVPWMAAKYLKENVECWALNENMAYWWIIRIPILLASLINLLIFMRILKVILAKLRANQKGYADYKLRLAKATLTLIPLFGIHEVVFIFATDEQTTGILRYVKVFFTLFLNSFQGFLVAVLYCFANKEVKSEMKKKWQLWKLDHPALCCTR from the exons ATGAGGGACGTGCTCTGGTCTGGGTACCGGCAGAGCCTCGTCCATCTTGCCTGGATGTGCCTGTTCTCCTCTGTGCCG AATGGCGGGGCCAAGGTGCTGGAGAAGACCTTCGAGGAGTGGATGCGGTACCGTGATGAGTGCTTGAGGAGGATGGCGAGCGAGCCCTACCCGGCAG GGCTCTTCTGCAACCGGACATTTGACATGTATGCCTGTTGGCCCGACGGGAGCCCCGGCACCGCCGTCAATGTCTCCTGCCCCTTCTATCTGCCCTGGTTTGAGAAAG TGAAACACGGGCTGGTGAGCCGCAGGTGCGGCGCCGATGGGCAGTGGGTGACGGTGAACGGCAGCCAGCCCTGGCGGGACTACTCGCAGTGTGAGGAGGAGATGGAGTCCACCGCAGAGGAG GAAGGTGCCCACCAGCTGATGGTGAGCTTCAAGGTGCTCTACACCGTGGGGTACTCGCTGTCGCTCCTGACCCTCGTCTCTGCCCTGCTCGTCCTCACTGTCTTCAG GAAGCTCCGCTGTACCAGGAATTACATCCACGCCAACCTCTTTGCCTCCTTTGGGCTGCGGGCGACCTCGGTGATGGTGAAGGACGCGCTGCTGGAGAAGCGCTGGGGCATGGAGGTGGTGCAGGTGGCCGACTGGGAGGCTCTGCTGAGCCACGAGGCAA CACTGGGCTGCCGGGCGGCGCAGGTGCTGATGCAGTACTGCATCCTGGCCAACCACTACTGGTTCCTGGTGGAAGCTGTCTACCTCTACAAGCTGCTGATCGGGGCCGTCTTCTCCGAGAAGAATTACTACAGGCTCTACCTCTACCTGGGATGGG GGACCCCCGTGGTGTTCGTGGTGCCCTGGATGGCCGCCAAGTACCTGAAGGAGAATGTGGA GTGCTGGGCGCTGAATGAGAACATGGCTTACTGGTGGATTATCCGCATCCCCATCCTCCTCGCCTCCCTG ATCAACCTGCTGATCTTCATGCGGATCCTCAAGGTGATCCTGGCCAAACTCCGTGCTAACCAGAAGGGTTATGCGGATTACAAGCTGCG GCTGGCCAAAGCCACGCTCACCCTCATCCCCCTCTTCGGGATTCACGAGGTCGTCTTCATCTTCGCCACTGACGAGCAAACCACAGGCATCCTGCGTTACGTCAAGGTGTTCTTCACCCTCTTCCTCAACTCCTTCCAG GGCTTCCTGGTGGCCGTGCTGTACTGCTTCGCCAATAAGGAG GTGAAGTCAGAGATGAAGAAGAAGTGGCAGCTCTGGAAGCTCGACCACCCGGCGCTCTGCTGCACCCGGTGA
- the LOC126034265 gene encoding glucagon receptor-like isoform X1, protein MRDVLWSGYRQSLVHLAWMCLFSSVPNGGAKVLEKTFEEWMRYRDECLRRMASEPYPAGLFCNRTFDMYACWPDGSPGTAVNVSCPFYLPWFEKVKHGLVSRRCGADGQWVTVNGSQPWRDYSQCEEEMESTAEEEGAHQLMVSFKVLYTVGYSLSLLTLVSALLVLTVFSRKLRCTRNYIHANLFASFGLRATSVMVKDALLEKRWGMEVVQVADWEALLSHEATLGCRAAQVLMQYCILANHYWFLVEAVYLYKLLIGAVFSEKNYYRLYLYLGWGTPVVFVVPWMAAKYLKENVECWALNENMAYWWIIRIPILLASLINLLIFMRILKVILAKLRANQKGYADYKLRLAKATLTLIPLFGIHEVVFIFATDEQTTGILRYVKVFFTLFLNSFQGFLVAVLYCFANKEVKSEMKKKWQLWKLDHPALCCTR, encoded by the exons ATGAGGGACGTGCTCTGGTCTGGGTACCGGCAGAGCCTCGTCCATCTTGCCTGGATGTGCCTGTTCTCCTCTGTGCCG AATGGCGGGGCCAAGGTGCTGGAGAAGACCTTCGAGGAGTGGATGCGGTACCGTGATGAGTGCTTGAGGAGGATGGCGAGCGAGCCCTACCCGGCAG GGCTCTTCTGCAACCGGACATTTGACATGTATGCCTGTTGGCCCGACGGGAGCCCCGGCACCGCCGTCAATGTCTCCTGCCCCTTCTATCTGCCCTGGTTTGAGAAAG TGAAACACGGGCTGGTGAGCCGCAGGTGCGGCGCCGATGGGCAGTGGGTGACGGTGAACGGCAGCCAGCCCTGGCGGGACTACTCGCAGTGTGAGGAGGAGATGGAGTCCACCGCAGAGGAG GAAGGTGCCCACCAGCTGATGGTGAGCTTCAAGGTGCTCTACACCGTGGGGTACTCGCTGTCGCTCCTGACCCTCGTCTCTGCCCTGCTCGTCCTCACTGTCTTCAG CAGGAAGCTCCGCTGTACCAGGAATTACATCCACGCCAACCTCTTTGCCTCCTTTGGGCTGCGGGCGACCTCGGTGATGGTGAAGGACGCGCTGCTGGAGAAGCGCTGGGGCATGGAGGTGGTGCAGGTGGCCGACTGGGAGGCTCTGCTGAGCCACGAGGCAA CACTGGGCTGCCGGGCGGCGCAGGTGCTGATGCAGTACTGCATCCTGGCCAACCACTACTGGTTCCTGGTGGAAGCTGTCTACCTCTACAAGCTGCTGATCGGGGCCGTCTTCTCCGAGAAGAATTACTACAGGCTCTACCTCTACCTGGGATGGG GGACCCCCGTGGTGTTCGTGGTGCCCTGGATGGCCGCCAAGTACCTGAAGGAGAATGTGGA GTGCTGGGCGCTGAATGAGAACATGGCTTACTGGTGGATTATCCGCATCCCCATCCTCCTCGCCTCCCTG ATCAACCTGCTGATCTTCATGCGGATCCTCAAGGTGATCCTGGCCAAACTCCGTGCTAACCAGAAGGGTTATGCGGATTACAAGCTGCG GCTGGCCAAAGCCACGCTCACCCTCATCCCCCTCTTCGGGATTCACGAGGTCGTCTTCATCTTCGCCACTGACGAGCAAACCACAGGCATCCTGCGTTACGTCAAGGTGTTCTTCACCCTCTTCCTCAACTCCTTCCAG GGCTTCCTGGTGGCCGTGCTGTACTGCTTCGCCAATAAGGAG GTGAAGTCAGAGATGAAGAAGAAGTGGCAGCTCTGGAAGCTCGACCACCCGGCGCTCTGCTGCACCCGGTGA